One genomic window of Micropterus dolomieu isolate WLL.071019.BEF.003 ecotype Adirondacks linkage group LG06, ASM2129224v1, whole genome shotgun sequence includes the following:
- the LOC123972863 gene encoding SLAM family member 9-like, with the protein MGTIPFLCVIFLALLCQMQGSSAVTPVFVQKGKDVLLNNNMTADVPENFFILQWKFNANLVLVTYLPDKEPTVSPVYTGRIETDVKKYSVKVKNVQKADSGVYTITVTGTARTQILAEYDVRVQGPVSPVELSVDSASSISDSCNLTVTCRTQDSNISSTFTCDNQTCSQEGGEQPEVTTSGASLHVYLLNDSIICNHSNQVSWTKDGNETKSFCAVRNGAIRFGIAIWTGITVGLVTLCICLFIK; encoded by the exons ATGGGAACTATTCCGtttctgtgtgttattttcctGGCATTATTGTGTCAAATGCAAG GGTCCAGTGCTGTGACTCCTGTGTTTGTGCAGAAGGGAAAGGATGTTCTTCTGAACAACAACATGACAGCTGATGTTCCTGAGAACTTTTTTATTCTTCAATGGAAATTCAATGCAAATCTTGTTTTAGTAACATATTTACCTGATAAAGAACCAACAGTCTCTCCTGTCTACACTGGAAGGATTGAGACTGATGTGAAAAAATACTCTGTGAAAGTGAAGAATGTACAAAAGGCAGACAGTGGAGTTTATACTATAACAGTGACAGGAACTGCAAGAACACAAATACTAGCTGAATACGATGTCAGAGTTCAAG GTCCAGTGTCTCCAGTTGAACTGTCAGTGGACTCTGCGTCCAGCATCTCAGACTCCTGTAACCTCACTGTGACCTGCAGAACACAGGACTCTAACATCAGCAGCACTTTCACATGTGACAACCAAACCTGCAGTCAGGAGGGAGGAGAGCAACCAGAGGTCACAACCTCTGGTGCTTCTCTACATGTCTACCTGCTGAATGACTCAATCATCTGTAACCATAGCAACCAGGTCAGCTGGACCAAGGACGGTAATGAGACAAAATCTTTCTGTGCAG TTCGTAATGGAGCCATCAGATTTGGAATTGCGATTTGGACTGGCATCACTGTTGGCCTTGTCACTCTCTGCATTTGCCTCTTCATAAAAT
- the LOC123972649 gene encoding ATP-sensitive inward rectifier potassium channel 10-like has product MVDTLRRVLSKDGRSNVRIEHVSGRNALYMRDLWTTFLDMQWRYKFFLFTATFAGTWFLFGVLWYLVALVHGDLLEFDPPSNHTPCVMQMQTLTGAFLFSLESQTTIGYGFRCITEECPAAIILLIVQLVITMLMEIFITGTFLAKVARPKKRGETVKFSQHAVVSTHEGRPCLMIRVANMRKSLLLGCQVSGKLLQTSLTKEGETVRLDQRNVPFQVDTSSDSPFLILPLTFYHLIDDSSPLRAWAAKDPELADFELLVIMSATVEPTSATCQVRTSYLPDEILWGYEFPPVVSLSPSGKYVADFAFFDKVAKTKTTPIFKPSSPQHGYQSNGGGTVPEVSDPEKIRLEQSYRDRGEDRGRVRDTPLSVRISNV; this is encoded by the exons ATGGTGGACACCTT gaggcgtGTCCTGTCCAAAGATGGCCGTAGCAACGTACGCATCGAGCACGTCAGCGGGCGGAATGCGCTATACATGCGTGACCTCTGGACAACATTTCTGGACATGCAGTGGCGCTACAAGTTCTTCCTGTTCACAGCCACGTTTGCAGGGACCTGGTTCCTGTTTGGGGTACTGTGGTATCTGGTGGCATTGGTGCATGGAGACCTTCTTG AGTTCGACCCTCCATCAAACCACACGCCCTGTGTGATGCAGATGCAGACCCTGACGGGggctttcctcttctctctggaATCTCAGACAACCATTGGTTATGGTTTCCGATGCATCACTGAGGAATGTCCAGCTGCCATCATCCTCCTCATCGTCCAGCTTGTCATCACCATGCTGATGGAGATTTTCATCACTGGTACCTTCCTGGCCAAG GTTGCTCGGCCAAAGAAGCGAGGCGAGACAGTGAAGTTCAGCCAACACGCTGTGGTGTCGACCCACGAAGGCCGACCCTGCCTGATGATCAGGGTGGCCAATATGCGCAAGAGTCTTCTGCTTGGGTGTCAG GTGAGTGGAAAACTACTCCAGACTTCCCTGACCAAGGAGGGGGAGACGGTTCGTTTGGACCAGAGGAATGTGCCTTTCCAAGTGGACACGTCCAGTGACAGCCCCTTCCTCATCCTGCCCCTCACCTTCTACCACCTCATCGATGACAGCAGCCCCTTGCGAGCCTGGGCAGCCAAGG ATCCAGAGTTGGCAGACTTTGAGTTGCTGGTGATCATGAGTGCTACAGTTGAGCCAACCTCCGCCACCTGCCAAGTCCGCACCTCCTACCTGCCGGATGAGATTCTCTGGGGCTATGAGTTTCCCCCTGTAGTCTCCCTTTCGCCATCAGGCAAATACGTAGCGGACTTCGCCTTTTTCGACAAAGTGGCCAAGACCAAGACCACCCCCATCTTCAAACCATCCAGCCCCCAGCATGGGTACCAGAGCAACGGGGGTGGAACTGTGCCTGAGGTGTCCGATCCTGAGAAGATTCGGCTGGAGCAGAGCTATAGGGACAGAGGGGAGGACCGTGGCCGGGTCAGAGACACTCCTCTCAGTGTTCGCATCAGCAACGTCTAA